TATTTGATGAACATTACCGGTTTTTACCAGGTGAAGGTTTTATAGGAAGAACCGGTGTGGATACCAACCATTCTTTTTATGGAACAGGATCTTTTACGAAATGTTTTGGCGTAACAGGTCTTAGGGTGGGTTGGCTTGTGGCAGAGGAATCTTTTCTGAAAAGGGCAAGGTCTTTTAAAGACTACTTAACTCATACTGTTTCTCCCATCTCCGAACGCATTGCTCTCGGGCTTTTAAATGCAAAAGAATCCTTCCTTCCGAAAATCCAATCACGAGTCAGAAAAAACATCCAAAGTTTCGATTCTGTATGGAAGGAACTTCCCTACACTGAGTCCTTCACAACACCTGCCGGTGGGCTTGTGGGATGGCTAAAATTAAAACCAGGAATTTCTTCGGAAGACTATGCGGACAAACTGTTCGAAAAAACTGGTGTTTTTGTTTTGCCTGGAATCAATTTTGAAGAAGAAGGTTTTTTAAGAATTGGATTTGGTGAAAGAGAGGAAAGAATGAATGAGGGTCTCCTTCGATGGAAAGAATGTACGGATCTCATTTAAAATCAAGTCTCCAATTATTTCCCGGCATAGGGGAACGAAAAGAAAAACAACTGTTTGGTGTTGGTGTCTATGATTGGGAATCTCTCATCCAATACCAAAAACAAAAAAACGATCCCCTCCTTCCTGCCGTTTCTATTTTAGAAGAACGCCTAGACGAATTAGATCACGAACTTTCGGAAGCAAATTTTCCATTTTTTACAACGGAACTTCCTAGTCTCGAATATTGGAGATTGTGGCAAAACTTCCCCGAAAAATTTTGTTTTTTAGACATTGAAACCACGGGAATTTCCGACTCTTCCGTGACCACTGTGGTGAGTCTCTATCAAAACAAACGAATGTTAACGTTTGAGAGAGGAAAAGATCTCGAGTTTCTTTTTGATTCTATTTCTCCCGAAGACATTCTTGTAACGTATAACGGAAAACGGTTTGATGTTCCTTTTTTAGAAAGGGAATTTCATTACCGGGTGAAAAATCCCCAACTAGATTTGATGAATCTTTTACATTCTATTGGAATCAAAGGCGGTTTGAAGAAATCAGAAGTATTACTTGGTCTTGTTCGTCCCGAAGAGATAGCAGGAATGGATGGAAGGCAAGCCCCTCTATTATGGTTCGAATACCAAAGAACGAATAACAAAGAAGCCTTGGAAAAACTAATCGCTTATAATAAAGAAGATACTAAAAACTTGGAAATTGTATTAGAAAAAACAATCGATAGGCTTACAGAAAACCGTTTGTTTTAATGTGGTCCGTACATATACTCTCTGAGTATACTCATCTCGGCTTGGGTTCTAGTTAGTTTTGTTTTGACAGCATCTCCAATCGAGATAAGGCCAATGATTTTGTCCCCATCAAGAACGGGCATATGACGGAAACGTTTTGTGATCATATTGTTTAGAATGTCATCCACATCTTCATCGGGCCCGGCGACTGTGAGTTGAGTGGTCATCACATCTTTCAGTTTGATTTTGTCAAGATTCACATGGTCTTTGGCAACCACACGCATCAAATCTCTTTCCGTAAAGATTCCCACAAGTTTTCCTTGGAAGGTAACAATGAGAGATCCGACTTTGGCACCAACCATCATTTGGGTGGCTTCCAATACATTTCTATCTTCTTCGATGGAAAGAACGGAGGACGCTTTGTCTTTTAAAATATCTTTTACGGACATGACTCCTATCGGTTTATAGGAATTGAGAGAGATAGCAAGAAATTTTTAGGAGGAGTGCGAGGAAAGACACGGGTTTTTGGAGCGTATCGGGATCGAACCGATGACCTTCTGAATGCAAATCAGATGCTCTCCCAGCTGAGCTAACGCCCCGTATCTTTATGGGCCTGACAAGATTTGAACTTGTGACCCCTCGCTTATCAAGCGAGTGCTCTAACCAACTGAGCTACAGGCCCGGGATACGAACAGTATTTTTCGACAGGGGTGCCTGGGCAATCTTTTTTTAAGATTATTTTAAGAAAGTCATCAGGAAAAATTAGAGTGAAATTTCTAAGATTAGATCATCTAACAAGAGTAATGCCGTAGATTTCCATTGGAACACACCTGCCTCGATGGAACAGTAACCCTTTTTTTCCCAACCCTCAATGGTTCTTATATATTTTATTTTGGTTTCTGAATCCAAATAGGTTTCTATAAAATCCAAATACCGAAAAGGGGAAAACAATCGAAATAATGTAAGGCTTAGTTCCGTAGATGGATCAATCCTTTCATACTTAGTTGATGTTTCTTTTTTCTGATAGAGACTAGCATTTCTCGGATTGCCATATCTGTGGCCAGCGATCATTCCATGAGCACCGGGTCCAATACCTAAGTAGGGTTCATAAGTCCAATACTTGAGGTTGTGTCTAGATTCAAATCCTGGTTTTGCATAATTCGAAACTTCATACCAATTGTACCCAAACTTTTTTAGTAACTCTGGCAATTGGATGAGGATCTCTGATTGAATGTTCTCTTCTGGTTCTCTTTTTTTGTGATCTGTGACATCACGAGAATACTGAGTTCCCTTTTCTAAAGTTAAGGAATACAAACTCAAATGAGGTAGGTCTGCCTCTAAAAAAAGATTTAAATCTCTATAAAAAGAGTCTTTTGTGACTCCAGGAATTCCATACATCAAATCGATTCCCACTCGTTTTATGGGGGAGCTGGTTAGAACATCGACAAGAGAGTTGTAACGGTCTGCGTCATAGTGACGACCCAGAAATTCCAATCCCTTTGGCTCTAAGGTTTGAACACCCACATTTACACGGTTGATTCCTATCGAATGATACTCTTCCAATAGTTTTGCGTTTAAATCTTCAGGATTCACTTCAATGGAAATTTCTGTGTCACTTGCGAAGGAGAATTCCGAACGTAAAAAATCGAGGAGTTCCTTCCAACTCTTAGAAGAAGCCTTGGAAGGAGTGCCTCCACCGAAAAATACCGTATCAATGGTGCGATTTTTGATTTCTGGGAAATGAATAACCCTTTCAGAAATTTCCTTTTGGTAGGATTTGAATAGAGACTTCTCATCGTTAGCTGGTGCCGCTCCAATCCCTTCTGAATAAAAATCACAATAATCACATTTTTTAAAACAATAGGGAAAGTGGACATAGACTCCCAAATAAGAATTTCGGACTTGCCAGATGGATTGTTTGTCTAATAATTCCATGAGTATGAGAGGGTTTGTATCGATTCTGTTTTTTTTAGGAATCTCTGCTACTCCGATCCTTTCACAGACACTTGTAGAACCAAACCAA
Above is a window of Leptospira perdikensis DNA encoding:
- a CDS encoding pyridoxal phosphate-dependent aminotransferase, yielding MEPREFFIEDRLERFRLKAFCNLGESGLGHFRLEEVLEMAKISFSDLADIPMNDAPNQGSLELRRTIAALYPGVSPEQVLVTTGTGEALYLAFHMALKPQTKVALIWPAFQALYEIPKMLGAEIIKVPHEKAFLASTWSEIDADLYILNHPHNPTGKTFSDWEWNSLITEFREKKRQVLFDEHYRFLPGEGFIGRTGVDTNHSFYGTGSFTKCFGVTGLRVGWLVAEESFLKRARSFKDYLTHTVSPISERIALGLLNAKESFLPKIQSRVRKNIQSFDSVWKELPYTESFTTPAGGLVGWLKLKPGISSEDYADKLFEKTGVFVLPGINFEEEGFLRIGFGEREERMNEGLLRWKECTDLI
- a CDS encoding ribonuclease H-like domain-containing protein, producing the protein MYGSHLKSSLQLFPGIGERKEKQLFGVGVYDWESLIQYQKQKNDPLLPAVSILEERLDELDHELSEANFPFFTTELPSLEYWRLWQNFPEKFCFLDIETTGISDSSVTTVVSLYQNKRMLTFERGKDLEFLFDSISPEDILVTYNGKRFDVPFLEREFHYRVKNPQLDLMNLLHSIGIKGGLKKSEVLLGLVRPEEIAGMDGRQAPLLWFEYQRTNNKEALEKLIAYNKEDTKNLEIVLEKTIDRLTENRLF
- a CDS encoding CBS domain-containing protein, whose product is MSVKDILKDKASSVLSIEEDRNVLEATQMMVGAKVGSLIVTFQGKLVGIFTERDLMRVVAKDHVNLDKIKLKDVMTTQLTVAGPDEDVDDILNNMITKRFRHMPVLDGDKIIGLISIGDAVKTKLTRTQAEMSILREYMYGPH
- the hemW gene encoding radical SAM family heme chaperone HemW gives rise to the protein MELLDKQSIWQVRNSYLGVYVHFPYCFKKCDYCDFYSEGIGAAPANDEKSLFKSYQKEISERVIHFPEIKNRTIDTVFFGGGTPSKASSKSWKELLDFLRSEFSFASDTEISIEVNPEDLNAKLLEEYHSIGINRVNVGVQTLEPKGLEFLGRHYDADRYNSLVDVLTSSPIKRVGIDLMYGIPGVTKDSFYRDLNLFLEADLPHLSLYSLTLEKGTQYSRDVTDHKKREPEENIQSEILIQLPELLKKFGYNWYEVSNYAKPGFESRHNLKYWTYEPYLGIGPGAHGMIAGHRYGNPRNASLYQKKETSTKYERIDPSTELSLTLFRLFSPFRYLDFIETYLDSETKIKYIRTIEGWEKKGYCSIEAGVFQWKSTALLLLDDLILEISL